From the genome of Hymenobacter sp. PAMC 26628, one region includes:
- a CDS encoding outer membrane beta-barrel protein, which translates to MAFLLAVVSLLPQLAAAQGPGQIAGTLLDQRTRQPLPFANVLLLRLPDSTLAGNAQTAENGTFALAGFAPNTYLLRAEALGYQSARRLVVLRAGAPAVRLGEWLLAPAAVQLGGVVVQGEKAAVVNELGKTIVNVAKDLNSAGGTAADVLQKVPAVAVDDNGQVSLRGSSSVTLYLDGKPAPSSLRLDQLPASRLETIEVITNPGAQYSAQGTGGIINLVQKKQTQPGWNGDVLATVGTRDKYSASLNLNRQVGKFNFFGGADGLNNQFHGSSALQQVATVDGRTTRTDQTGSNMRHQTNYNLRLGVEYALNDEQHFTLTAQCNKQDFRTTQNFTTLLTHDSDPTITLQNQNLEVDNLYDGRVSGNYRRTWAAHPGRELTASATYTLDGGTVTTQQRVLDGPASYSRQARQQLLDVVIQMPSAQVDYVHPLDEKRRWGAGVKADVMVTPGTADYAVQPTAEAEFVRQEAGSYRYRYQQVIPQAYGSYQQKAGAWDYQAGLRAEFTGLQAQVLPTGSASQRIFNVFPSATVARTLPHEQRLQLSYSRRLNRPNFLQIIALPIYSDARNYVVGNPDLRPEYVHVAELGHQVAWQATTLSTTLFGRFASQSIQSLRTIDTLATRLSGQPDFIARTSYANFGRTASYGLEISLTHPLAAWWKLTANGSFFRSQVASYAGDGTRANFTGTAYLLNTFSPTKALALQLSGNYRAPLVVPQGRLLAVYGVDVALRQRLFHDRAALTLRVSDLFNTRRQYAQLAADGLSADLQTKYETRVGYLGFTWFLGNNKPASSIENQPKGDTGGFGG; encoded by the coding sequence ATGGCTTTCTTGCTGGCGGTGGTTAGCTTGTTGCCCCAACTTGCGGCGGCCCAGGGCCCCGGGCAAATAGCTGGTACGCTGCTGGACCAGCGCACGCGCCAGCCGCTGCCCTTTGCCAACGTCTTGCTATTGCGGCTGCCCGACTCCACCCTGGCGGGCAACGCCCAAACGGCTGAAAACGGCACGTTTGCGCTGGCTGGCTTCGCGCCGAACACGTACCTGCTCCGGGCCGAGGCCCTGGGGTACCAGTCCGCGCGCCGGCTCGTTGTGCTGCGCGCCGGGGCCCCGGCGGTTCGCCTGGGCGAGTGGCTGCTGGCACCGGCGGCCGTGCAGCTCGGCGGCGTGGTGGTGCAGGGCGAAAAGGCGGCGGTGGTCAACGAGCTGGGCAAAACCATTGTCAACGTAGCGAAGGACCTGAACAGCGCGGGCGGCACGGCGGCGGATGTGCTCCAGAAAGTGCCCGCCGTGGCCGTGGACGACAACGGGCAGGTGAGCCTGCGGGGCAGCTCCAGCGTCACGCTTTACCTCGACGGCAAGCCCGCGCCCAGCAGCCTGCGCCTCGACCAGCTGCCCGCCAGCCGCCTCGAAACCATCGAGGTCATCACCAACCCGGGGGCCCAGTATTCGGCCCAGGGCACGGGCGGCATCATCAACCTGGTGCAGAAAAAGCAAACCCAGCCCGGCTGGAACGGCGACGTGCTGGCCACGGTGGGCACCCGCGATAAGTACAGCGCGTCGCTCAACCTCAACCGGCAGGTCGGCAAATTCAACTTTTTTGGGGGAGCTGATGGACTGAACAATCAGTTTCACGGTAGCTCGGCCTTGCAGCAAGTGGCCACGGTGGACGGCCGCACCACCCGCACCGACCAGACGGGCTCCAACATGCGCCACCAAACCAACTATAACCTGCGCCTGGGCGTTGAATACGCCCTCAACGACGAACAACATTTTACGCTGACGGCCCAGTGCAATAAACAGGATTTCCGGACCACGCAGAACTTTACTACCCTGCTTACCCACGATAGCGACCCTACCATTACCCTGCAAAACCAAAACCTGGAAGTCGACAATCTCTACGACGGCCGCGTCTCGGGCAATTACCGGCGCACCTGGGCCGCCCACCCCGGCCGCGAGCTAACCGCCAGCGCCACCTATACCCTGGACGGCGGCACGGTGACGACCCAGCAGCGCGTGCTGGACGGCCCCGCCAGCTACTCGCGCCAGGCCCGCCAGCAGCTGCTCGACGTAGTTATTCAGATGCCCTCGGCGCAGGTCGACTACGTGCACCCGCTGGACGAAAAGCGCCGCTGGGGGGCGGGGGTCAAGGCGGACGTGATGGTGACGCCCGGCACGGCCGATTATGCGGTGCAGCCAACGGCCGAAGCCGAATTTGTTCGGCAGGAAGCGGGCTCGTACCGCTACCGCTACCAGCAGGTTATCCCGCAAGCCTACGGCTCTTACCAGCAGAAAGCCGGGGCGTGGGACTACCAGGCCGGCCTGCGCGCCGAATTTACGGGGCTGCAAGCCCAGGTACTGCCCACGGGCTCGGCCAGCCAGCGCATTTTTAATGTATTCCCCTCGGCTACGGTGGCGCGCACGCTGCCCCACGAGCAGCGCCTCCAGCTCAGCTACTCCCGCCGGCTCAACCGGCCCAACTTTCTGCAAATCATTGCGTTGCCCATCTACTCCGATGCCCGCAACTACGTGGTGGGCAACCCCGACCTGCGCCCCGAGTACGTGCACGTGGCGGAGCTGGGCCACCAGGTGGCGTGGCAGGCCACCACGCTCAGCACCACCCTGTTCGGGCGCTTCGCCAGCCAATCCATCCAGAGCCTGCGCACGATTGATACCCTGGCGACCCGCCTCAGCGGGCAGCCCGATTTCATTGCCCGCACCAGCTACGCCAACTTCGGCCGCACGGCCAGCTACGGGCTGGAAATCTCGCTCACGCACCCGCTGGCGGCGTGGTGGAAGCTCACGGCCAACGGCTCGTTTTTCCGCAGCCAGGTGGCCAGCTACGCCGGCGACGGCACCCGCGCCAACTTCACCGGCACGGCGTACTTGCTGAATACTTTCAGCCCCACCAAGGCGCTGGCCCTGCAGCTTAGCGGCAACTACCGGGCCCCGCTGGTGGTGCCGCAGGGCCGCCTGCTGGCCGTGTACGGCGTGGACGTGGCCCTGCGCCAGCGGCTATTCCACGACCGCGCCGCGCTCACCCTGCGCGTCAGCGACCTGTTCAACACGCGCCGCCAGTACGCTCAGCTGGCCGCCGACGGCCTCAGCGCCGACCTGCAAACCAAGTACGAAACGCGCGTGGGCTACCTGGGCTTCACCTGGTTTCTGGGCAATAACAAGCCCGCAAGCTCCATCGAAAACCAGCCCAAAGGCGACACCGGCGGCTTCGGCGGCTAG
- a CDS encoding GNAT family N-acetyltransferase: MITLEPFGPADFAQLIAWIDTEQLLSEWCGSLFAFPLTPDDLAWYIRGANDFAAPDVFIYKAVEAATGQTVGHISLGSISARDRSGRITRVLVGPGAARGRGYCGAMVRALLRIGFEALGLHRIGLGVYDFNHGAIRCYRACGFHTDGTLRDVARHGDAYWSLVEMSILGPEWRAQQAALAAG, encoded by the coding sequence ATGATTACGCTAGAACCCTTCGGCCCCGCCGATTTTGCCCAGCTCATCGCCTGGATCGACACCGAGCAGCTGCTCAGCGAGTGGTGCGGCTCGCTCTTCGCCTTCCCGCTCACCCCCGACGATTTGGCCTGGTACATCCGCGGCGCCAACGACTTCGCCGCGCCCGACGTGTTCATTTACAAGGCCGTAGAAGCCGCCACCGGGCAGACGGTGGGCCACATCTCGCTGGGCAGCATCAGCGCGCGCGACCGGTCGGGGCGCATCACGCGGGTGCTGGTGGGGCCCGGCGCGGCGCGCGGGCGCGGCTACTGCGGGGCCATGGTGCGGGCGCTGCTGCGCATCGGCTTCGAAGCGTTGGGCCTGCACCGCATCGGCCTGGGCGTGTACGACTTTAACCACGGCGCCATCCGCTGCTACCGCGCCTGCGGCTTCCACACCGACGGCACCCTGCGCGACGTGGCCCGCCACGGCGACGCCTACTGGAGCCTGGTGGAAATGAGCATTCTCGGGCCCGAGTGGCGCGCCCAGCAGGCGGCCCTGGCGGCCGGCTAG
- the hisD gene encoding histidinol dehydrogenase has protein sequence MQTYRTPAPAAWGPLLARPAAAESTAVAARVQEIFAQVAAGGDDALRQLAQELDRAAVTDLRVSAAEFAAAGALVPAALQAAIRQAKANIETFHAAQRAVEAPVETQPGVTCWRRSVPVQRVGLYVPGGSAPLFSTLLMLGVPARLAGCPEVVVCTPPQADGTVSPVILFVAQLLGITTVVKAGGAQAVAALALGTASVPAVDKIFGPGNRYVTAAKQLAAARYGVAIDMPAGPSEVLVIADASANPAFVAADLLSQAEHGPDSQVVLLTDSEDTLYKVQAEVETQLAALPRRDVAARALAESRAVLLAGPAAMLEFSNRYAPEHLILAVADPEALAAGVTNAGSVFLGHLTPEAVGDYASGTNHTLPTGGYARQYSGVSLDSFVKKITYQRLTAAGVQALAPVVETMAEAEGLHAHARAVALRRESLEQPQQATAEPEVAPAFDLGALVRPSIRRMQPYSSARDEFEGAAAVMLDANENSFGSVGDRVFNRYPDPQQRAVKAALAPLKGVAPAQIFLGNGSDEPIDLLVRLTCVPGQDAIAVLPPTYGMYEVAANLNDVRVERLPLTADFQLAPETVEQLARSSAKIAFLCSPNNPTGNLLDPAAVEQVLRRSRGLVVVDEAYGDFAGAPSWTTRLAEFPNLVVLQTFSKAWGLAGLRLGVAYASPDIVGYLNKIKPPYNLSENTQQLALAALGAAARLPALRQQILAGRTWLTEELHDLPVVEHVFPSDANFLLVRFRPDATAVYDALRARGIVVRNRTTQPGCAGCLRLTVGTPAENEQLADALRAIGEEHPATADAGLGALVGNA, from the coding sequence ATGCAAACCTACCGCACCCCCGCACCCGCCGCCTGGGGCCCCCTGCTGGCCCGCCCCGCCGCGGCCGAAAGCACCGCCGTGGCCGCCCGCGTGCAAGAAATCTTTGCCCAAGTAGCCGCCGGTGGCGACGACGCCCTGCGCCAGCTGGCCCAGGAGCTGGACCGCGCCGCCGTGACGGATTTGCGCGTGAGCGCCGCCGAATTTGCCGCCGCCGGGGCCCTGGTGCCGGCCGCGCTGCAAGCCGCCATCCGCCAGGCCAAGGCCAACATCGAAACCTTCCACGCCGCCCAGCGGGCGGTGGAAGCCCCCGTCGAAACCCAGCCGGGCGTGACGTGCTGGCGCCGGTCGGTGCCCGTGCAGCGGGTGGGCCTGTACGTGCCGGGCGGCTCGGCCCCGCTCTTCAGCACGCTGCTGATGCTGGGCGTGCCGGCCCGCCTGGCCGGCTGCCCCGAGGTGGTGGTGTGCACCCCGCCGCAGGCCGACGGCACCGTGAGCCCGGTCATTCTGTTCGTGGCCCAGCTATTGGGCATCACCACCGTGGTGAAGGCCGGCGGGGCCCAGGCCGTGGCCGCGCTGGCGCTGGGCACGGCGTCGGTGCCGGCGGTGGACAAGATTTTCGGGCCCGGCAACCGCTACGTGACGGCCGCCAAGCAGCTGGCCGCCGCCCGCTACGGCGTGGCCATCGACATGCCGGCAGGGCCATCGGAAGTGCTCGTCATCGCCGACGCCAGCGCCAACCCCGCCTTCGTGGCCGCCGACTTGCTCTCACAAGCCGAGCACGGCCCCGACTCGCAAGTCGTGCTGCTCACCGATTCGGAGGACACCTTATATAAGGTACAGGCGGAAGTAGAAACCCAACTGGCCGCCCTGCCGCGCCGCGACGTGGCCGCCCGGGCCCTGGCCGAAAGCCGCGCCGTGCTGCTGGCGGGCCCCGCCGCGATGCTGGAGTTCTCCAACCGGTACGCCCCCGAGCACCTGATTTTGGCCGTGGCCGACCCCGAGGCGCTGGCCGCGGGCGTCACCAACGCCGGCTCCGTGTTTTTGGGCCACCTCACGCCCGAGGCCGTGGGCGACTACGCCTCTGGCACCAACCACACGCTGCCCACCGGCGGCTACGCCCGGCAGTACAGCGGCGTGTCGCTCGACTCGTTCGTGAAGAAAATCACCTACCAGCGCCTCACCGCTGCCGGGGTGCAAGCCCTGGCCCCGGTGGTGGAAACGATGGCCGAAGCCGAGGGCCTGCACGCCCACGCCCGCGCCGTGGCCCTGCGCCGCGAAAGCCTGGAGCAGCCGCAGCAAGCTACCGCAGAACCTGAAGTGGCCCCGGCCTTTGACCTGGGGGCCCTGGTGCGGCCCAGCATCCGCCGGATGCAGCCGTACTCGTCGGCCCGCGACGAGTTTGAAGGCGCGGCCGCGGTGATGCTCGACGCCAACGAAAACAGCTTCGGCTCGGTCGGCGACCGGGTGTTCAACCGCTACCCCGACCCGCAGCAGCGGGCCGTGAAGGCGGCGCTGGCCCCGCTCAAGGGCGTGGCCCCGGCTCAGATTTTCCTCGGCAACGGCTCCGACGAGCCCATCGACTTGCTCGTGCGCCTCACCTGCGTGCCGGGCCAGGACGCCATCGCCGTGCTGCCGCCCACCTACGGCATGTACGAGGTGGCCGCCAACCTCAACGACGTGCGCGTGGAGCGCCTGCCGCTCACGGCCGACTTCCAGCTTGCGCCCGAAACCGTCGAGCAGCTGGCCCGCTCATCGGCCAAAATCGCCTTCCTCTGCTCGCCCAACAACCCCACCGGCAACCTGCTGGACCCGGCCGCCGTGGAGCAGGTGCTGCGCCGGTCCCGGGGCCTGGTGGTAGTGGACGAGGCCTACGGCGACTTCGCCGGAGCCCCGAGCTGGACCACGCGCCTGGCCGAATTCCCCAACCTGGTGGTGCTCCAGACGTTCTCCAAGGCCTGGGGCCTGGCTGGCCTGCGCCTGGGCGTGGCCTACGCCTCGCCGGACATCGTCGGCTACCTGAACAAAATCAAGCCCCCCTACAACCTCTCCGAAAACACCCAGCAGCTGGCCCTGGCCGCCCTGGGCGCCGCCGCCCGCCTGCCGGCCCTGCGCCAGCAAATTTTGGCCGGCCGCACCTGGCTGACGGAAGAACTGCACGACTTGCCCGTGGTCGAACACGTGTTCCCCTCGGACGCCAACTTCCTGCTGGTCCGTTTCCGCCCCGACGCCACGGCGGTGTACGACGCGCTGCGGGCCCGCGGCATCGTGGTGCGCAACCGCACCACGCAACCGGGTTGCGCGGGGTGCCTGCGCCTGACCGTGGGCACGCCCGCCGAAAACGAGCAGCTCGCCGACGCCCTGCGCGCCATCGGGGAGGAGCACCCCGCCACGGCCGACGCTGGGCTGGGGGCCCTGGTGGGCAACGCCTGA
- a CDS encoding RNA polymerase sigma factor, producing the protein MSHSPTPPVTDQQLVAQVLGGHTAAFGQLVRRTEGLVTQLVFKMIRHPADRPDIAQEVYLKVFKNLAGFKFQAKLSTWVGQIAYNTCLHYLEKKQLVLVDLAEPTPDDAAEAGRRGPPTPVAGPGYDPETALFDQDLAGILSAAIEQLPPLYRTLVALYHQQELSYEEIAQVTSLPDGTVKNYLFRARKLLKQRLLATYHRDDL; encoded by the coding sequence ATGAGCCACTCGCCCACCCCTCCGGTAACCGACCAGCAGCTGGTGGCGCAGGTGCTGGGGGGCCATACCGCGGCCTTTGGGCAGCTCGTGCGGCGCACGGAGGGCCTGGTGACGCAGCTGGTGTTCAAGATGATTCGCCACCCCGCCGACCGCCCGGACATCGCGCAGGAAGTGTACCTGAAGGTTTTCAAGAACCTGGCCGGGTTTAAGTTTCAGGCCAAGCTCTCAACCTGGGTGGGTCAGATTGCCTACAATACGTGCCTGCACTACCTGGAAAAGAAGCAGCTGGTGCTGGTGGACTTGGCGGAGCCCACGCCGGACGACGCGGCGGAAGCAGGCCGCCGGGGCCCCCCAACCCCGGTGGCCGGGCCGGGCTACGACCCGGAAACGGCCCTTTTCGACCAAGACCTGGCCGGCATTTTAAGCGCGGCCATCGAGCAGCTGCCCCCGCTCTACCGCACCCTGGTTGCCCTCTACCACCAACAAGAATTGAGCTACGAGGAAATCGCCCAGGTAACGTCCCTGCCGGACGGGACGGTGAAAAACTACCTATTCCGGGCGCGCAAACTCTTGAAGCAACGCCTGCTGGCCACCTACCACCGCGACGACCTATGA
- the hisG gene encoding ATP phosphoribosyltransferase, whose protein sequence is MLRLAIQKSGRLSEDSLQLIRECGISFLSSSYKLKTEATNFPLEILFLRDDDIPGYVQDGVADLGIVGQNVLEEADGAHLQVEALGFSKCRLSLAVPRGDAYDSVATLQGKSIATSYPHLLGRYLAAHGVQAQLHTISGSVEIAPSIGLAEAICDIVSSGSTLLGNGLREVETVFRSEAVLIAQPNLSAEQKDLLDQLQFRMQAVRRAKRSKYIILNAPVGALDEVRRLLPGIKSPTVTPLAEAGWVSVQSVVQEDDFWHITSQLKAVGAEGILVLPIEKMIA, encoded by the coding sequence ATGCTCCGTTTAGCCATTCAGAAGTCCGGCCGCCTGAGCGAGGACTCGCTCCAGCTCATCCGCGAGTGCGGCATCAGCTTCCTCAGCAGCTCGTACAAGCTCAAGACCGAGGCCACCAACTTCCCGCTCGAAATCCTGTTTTTGCGCGACGACGACATCCCCGGCTACGTGCAGGACGGCGTGGCCGACCTGGGCATCGTGGGCCAGAACGTGCTCGAAGAAGCCGACGGCGCCCACTTGCAGGTGGAGGCCCTGGGCTTTAGCAAGTGCCGCCTGAGCCTGGCCGTGCCCCGCGGCGACGCCTACGACTCGGTGGCCACCTTGCAGGGCAAGAGCATCGCCACCTCGTACCCCCACCTGCTGGGCCGCTACCTGGCCGCCCACGGCGTGCAGGCCCAGCTGCACACCATCAGCGGCTCGGTGGAGATTGCGCCCAGCATCGGGCTGGCCGAGGCCATCTGCGACATCGTGAGCAGCGGCTCGACGCTGCTCGGCAACGGCCTGCGCGAGGTCGAAACCGTGTTCCGCTCCGAGGCCGTGCTCATCGCCCAGCCCAACCTGAGCGCTGAGCAAAAAGACCTACTTGATCAGCTCCAGTTCCGGATGCAGGCCGTGCGCCGGGCCAAGCGCAGCAAGTACATCATCCTCAACGCCCCGGTGGGGGCCCTCGACGAGGTGCGCCGCTTGCTGCCGGGCATCAAGTCGCCCACGGTAACGCCGCTGGCCGAGGCCGGCTGGGTGTCGGTGCAGTCGGTGGTGCAGGAAGACGACTTCTGGCACATCACCAGCCAGCTCAAGGCCGTCGGGGCCGAAGGCATCCTGGTGTTGCCCATTGAGAAAATGATTGCCTAA
- a CDS encoding glycosyltransferase family 9 protein — protein MPPAPLPPGRPARLKWAEHFFKNLALDAFLALRRGRVGAGPVHLTAADTVVFLRLNGIGDALVSTPCIQAIKERFGCRTVVVADVQNHFIFANNPSVDHVVVYRKGPLGLWRARRAAQAFRPVAVVDLHEQLSTTVSLLAGVLRAPYKVALRKRNAALFTHPVPDLDPARHHVVERLAHLGAAFGPAGCPGPLRLAYRAPAAATRKAQDFLRTAFPGAHRFVGLNTSAGGDSRFWGVDNYRRLADALRADGWTPVVLASPADQERVAQALAPAPVFCSASFDEFAAVIGELAVLVSPDTAAVHVAAAYGIPVFGLYVAERVGHLNWYPYGSRYEWIIAPSTIKNIPFADAWAQLHPFLRALALPPPAPA, from the coding sequence ATGCCCCCAGCCCCGTTGCCCCCTGGCCGCCCCGCCCGCCTGAAGTGGGCGGAACATTTTTTTAAGAACCTGGCGCTCGACGCGTTTCTAGCCCTGCGCCGGGGCCGGGTGGGGGCCGGGCCGGTTCACCTCACCGCCGCCGACACCGTGGTGTTTCTGCGGCTCAACGGCATCGGCGACGCGCTGGTCAGCACGCCTTGCATCCAGGCCATCAAGGAGCGTTTTGGCTGCCGAACGGTCGTCGTCGCCGACGTTCAGAACCACTTTATTTTTGCCAATAATCCCAGCGTGGACCACGTCGTCGTGTACCGCAAGGGGCCCCTGGGCTTGTGGCGCGCGCGCCGGGCGGCCCAGGCGTTCCGGCCCGTAGCGGTCGTCGACTTGCACGAGCAGCTCTCCACCACCGTCAGCCTGCTGGCCGGGGTGCTGCGCGCGCCCTACAAGGTGGCCCTGCGCAAGCGCAACGCCGCCCTGTTTACGCACCCGGTGCCCGACCTGGACCCGGCCCGCCACCACGTGGTGGAGCGCTTGGCCCACCTGGGGGCCGCTTTTGGGCCGGCGGGGTGCCCCGGGCCGCTGCGCCTGGCCTACCGGGCCCCGGCGGCGGCCACGCGGAAAGCGCAGGATTTTTTGCGCACGGCCTTTCCGGGCGCGCACCGCTTCGTCGGCCTCAACACGTCCGCGGGCGGCGACTCACGGTTTTGGGGCGTCGACAACTACCGCCGCCTGGCCGACGCGCTGCGGGCCGACGGCTGGACGCCCGTGGTGCTGGCGTCTCCGGCCGACCAGGAGCGGGTGGCCCAGGCCCTGGCCCCGGCGCCCGTGTTCTGCTCCGCGTCCTTCGACGAGTTTGCGGCGGTCATCGGCGAGCTGGCCGTGCTGGTGTCGCCGGACACGGCGGCGGTGCACGTGGCGGCGGCCTACGGCATTCCCGTCTTTGGGCTGTACGTGGCCGAGCGCGTGGGCCACCTCAACTGGTACCCCTACGGCAGCCGCTACGAGTGGATCATTGCCCCCAGCACCATCAAAAATATCCCGTTTGCCGACGCCTGGGCGCAGCTACACCCCTTTTTGCGGGCGCTGGCCCTCCCCCCGCCCGCCCCCGCGTGA
- the parS gene encoding type II RES/Xre toxin-antitoxin system antitoxin, with amino-acid sequence MPAAAIHPRTAVYSAALLSLATAVADPYALVMAARAGVPAKTAFDVAGVLQLRADELADLLHTTTKTLRTYREAKKRLSPAASEQVLKLLALARRGEEVFGAPAAFRRWLSKPAYGLGAQVPLALLETSGGIDLVTEEIDRIAYGDLA; translated from the coding sequence ATGCCCGCCGCCGCTATTCACCCCCGCACCGCCGTTTATTCCGCCGCCCTGCTGAGCCTGGCCACCGCCGTGGCCGACCCCTACGCGCTGGTGATGGCGGCGCGCGCCGGCGTGCCGGCCAAAACGGCGTTCGACGTGGCCGGCGTGCTTCAGCTCCGCGCCGACGAGCTGGCCGACCTGCTGCACACCACCACCAAAACCCTGCGCACCTACCGCGAGGCCAAAAAGCGCCTGAGCCCCGCCGCCAGCGAGCAGGTGCTCAAGCTGCTGGCCCTGGCCCGCCGCGGCGAAGAAGTATTTGGGGCCCCGGCCGCGTTCCGGCGCTGGCTCAGCAAGCCCGCCTACGGCCTGGGGGCCCAGGTGCCGCTGGCGCTGCTCGAAACCAGCGGCGGCATCGACCTGGTGACGGAGGAAATCGACCGCATTGCCTACGGCGACCTGGCCTAA
- the eutC gene encoding ethanolamine ammonia-lyase subunit EutC: MPETPASLLPAADGPAPDPWAGLQAFTAARIALGRTGTSEPLRAALAFRLAHAHARDAVYSALDADGLTAALGPLGLPVCPVHSRAPDRPAYLHRPDWGRQLNEASRQALGALGPGPCDVAVVLADGLSATAVNAHAAPLLALLLPPLQAAALRVGPLVLAAQARVALGDETGQLLGARLVLVLIGERPGLSAPDSLGAYLTHAPRPGLTDAARNCVSNIRPEGLGYAAAADTLLFLLREALRRGLSGVALKDESGRLGA; the protein is encoded by the coding sequence ATGCCCGAAACGCCCGCTTCTCTGCTACCCGCCGCCGACGGCCCCGCGCCCGACCCCTGGGCCGGGCTGCAAGCCTTCACCGCCGCCCGCATCGCCCTGGGGCGCACGGGCACCAGCGAGCCGCTGCGCGCGGCGCTGGCCTTCCGGCTGGCCCACGCCCACGCCCGCGACGCGGTGTACTCGGCCCTGGACGCCGACGGGCTGACGGCCGCGCTGGGGCCCCTGGGCCTGCCCGTGTGCCCGGTGCACAGCCGCGCCCCCGACCGCCCGGCCTACCTGCACCGCCCCGACTGGGGCCGCCAGCTCAACGAGGCGTCGCGGCAGGCGCTGGGGGCCCTGGGGCCGGGCCCCTGCGACGTGGCCGTGGTGCTGGCCGACGGCCTCTCGGCCACGGCCGTGAACGCCCACGCCGCCCCGCTGCTGGCGTTGCTGCTGCCGCCGCTGCAAGCCGCCGCCCTGCGGGTGGGGCCCCTGGTGCTGGCTGCGCAGGCCCGCGTGGCGCTCGGCGACGAAACCGGCCAGCTGCTGGGGGCCCGGCTGGTGCTGGTGCTCATCGGCGAGCGGCCGGGGCTGAGCGCACCCGACAGCCTGGGGGCCTACCTCACCCACGCGCCCCGGCCGGGCCTCACGGACGCGGCCCGCAACTGCGTCTCGAACATTCGGCCCGAAGGCCTGGGCTACGCCGCGGCGGCCGATACGCTGTTGTTTCTGCTGCGCGAGGCCCTGCGCCGGGGCCTGTCCGGCGTGGCGCTGAAGGACGAGTCGGGCCGGTTGGGCGCGTAA
- a CDS encoding RES family NAD+ phosphorylase: MEVYRICLAKYADALVASGNPGRWNLRGQFVLYAAGSRALACLENVVHRSGEGLSDLFKVVVIDFPDDLAVEELTLADLPADWQSPAHYARCQPLGAAWYARRAAAVLRVPSSVIAHEFNYVFNTQHPDFARVRLVAREDFAFDPRIKGEEAAG, from the coding sequence GTGGAAGTCTACCGCATTTGCCTGGCCAAGTACGCCGACGCCCTGGTGGCCTCCGGCAACCCCGGCCGCTGGAACCTGCGCGGCCAGTTCGTGCTCTACGCCGCCGGCAGCCGGGCCCTGGCCTGCCTCGAAAACGTGGTGCACCGCAGCGGCGAGGGCCTCAGCGACCTGTTCAAGGTGGTGGTCATCGACTTCCCCGACGACCTGGCGGTGGAAGAACTCACGCTGGCTGACCTGCCCGCCGACTGGCAGTCGCCGGCGCACTACGCCCGCTGCCAGCCCCTGGGCGCGGCCTGGTACGCGCGCCGGGCCGCGGCCGTGCTGCGGGTGCCCTCGTCGGTCATCGCCCACGAGTTCAACTACGTCTTCAACACGCAACACCCCGATTTTGCCCGCGTGCGCCTCGTGGCCCGGGAGGATTTCGCATTCGACCCGCGCATTAAAGGCGAAGAGGCGGCGGGATAG